One part of the Candidatus Omnitrophota bacterium genome encodes these proteins:
- the ispF gene encoding 2-C-methyl-D-erythritol 2,4-cyclodiphosphate synthase, giving the protein MKNPYRIGYGFDLHAWQDGRRLVLGGVEIPHEQGLLGHSDADALTHAIIDAVLGALALGDIGLHFPDTDPRFKDANSLEMLRAVMTLAHDAGYSVGNVDCTIVADFPKMAPHIKKIRRSLAPVLGVTENEVSVKATRTEHVLFPPEKGLLAIATILLFHEG; this is encoded by the coding sequence ATGAAAAATCCTTACCGAATCGGTTATGGCTTCGATTTACATGCTTGGCAAGATGGACGGCGGTTAGTTCTCGGCGGCGTAGAAATTCCCCATGAGCAGGGTTTATTGGGCCATTCCGACGCCGACGCGCTTACCCATGCCATTATCGACGCCGTCTTGGGCGCCTTGGCCTTGGGCGACATTGGGCTGCATTTTCCCGATACCGATCCCCGTTTCAAAGACGCCAATAGCCTGGAAATGCTGCGCGCCGTTATGACGCTGGCGCACGACGCCGGATATAGCGTGGGCAATGTGGATTGTACGATCGTGGCCGATTTTCCCAAAATGGCGCCGCATATCAAGAAAATCCGCCGCAGCCTTGCCCCAGTTCTGGGCGTAACCGAAAACGAGGTCAGCGTGAAAGCCACGCGCACGGAACACGTTCTTTTCCCGCCGGAAAAAGGGTTATTGGCAATTGCAACCATCTTGTTATTCCATGAAGGGTAA
- a CDS encoding lysoplasmalogenase: MGELKPIKIVNALRTAFKNRPWLIAFTALGGMEILVLLWGLLTNHGFGRRYLLLAASTTFILAAIAGGALSILYGRLIALALVFCWLGDYAGSYIFLLSIASFLAAHLALIAAFFLHGVERQRLFKALAVFVPISVGIFLWLNPYLTEVFYYPVIAYIVVITIMASCAFGARPSPVAAILVWGACLFYISDIFVARARFVSPGVVNSIGCYPLYYSACFLFAISPAACRNQDPTISEP, from the coding sequence ATGGGGGAATTGAAACCGATAAAAATCGTTAATGCCTTGCGAACGGCGTTCAAAAACCGTCCCTGGTTGATTGCTTTTACGGCGTTGGGAGGAATGGAAATCCTGGTTCTGCTTTGGGGCCTATTGACGAATCATGGATTTGGGCGCCGTTATCTACTGCTCGCCGCCTCGACGACCTTCATTCTCGCGGCGATCGCGGGCGGAGCGTTGTCGATCCTCTATGGCCGGTTGATTGCATTAGCCTTGGTCTTTTGCTGGCTGGGAGACTACGCCGGTTCTTATATTTTCTTACTTAGCATCGCCTCCTTTCTCGCCGCCCATCTCGCTTTGATCGCCGCCTTCTTCCTTCACGGCGTCGAACGCCAACGTCTATTCAAAGCCTTAGCCGTTTTCGTTCCAATCAGCGTCGGGATTTTCTTATGGCTGAATCCCTATCTGACGGAGGTGTTTTATTATCCCGTCATCGCCTATATAGTCGTAATTACGATTATGGCGTCCTGCGCCTTCGGCGCCCGGCCTTCTCCTGTCGCCGCAATTCTCGTTTGGGGCGCTTGCCTGTTTTATATATCCGATATCTTCGTCGCCCGCGCCCGTTTCGTCAGTCCCGGCGTCGTCAATTCCATCGGCTGCTATCCGCTCTACTACTCTGCCTGCTTCCTCTTCGCCATAAGTCCCGCCGCATGTCGAAATCAAGACCCCACGATATCCGAACCTTGA
- a CDS encoding tetratricopeptide repeat protein, whose product MKDSILRSGLAVFAAAFVVLAAVYSPLLHSNVGLADSILSAPPVSYAGDIPLILSRDFTAYTDGQYRPLSYILLAAARTFISADNILFWRLWMLGFHALNAALVFSIVRLFSECALVSLFAAAAFALHPLCTAVVNDIDQFHILLGLTFTLLSMNSYFSFHRQGKRWQYAYSILFFLLSLFTARLSGGLGLFLLLYEILYERTSAKRALARAFVFLLLPFFFLPLWSAFRPNPNYYRYATTLSPDTFLYSFISVMGATGDYLGGLLFSWGYPSILYEKAAQIFSPAHSRFLFWALFDLAFLLSVFFAIIKKHWAAIGLLASFAAMLPYSSIALNPVLDYVAWPYLYFPMFGAAFFMGGMLESCRRMTNPYYKIAGQIFLAAILIFWGVLAMRINYQSRSPVSYWSCALKQNPASPSAALKLGEAYLREGDESNALRVFFSPGVREINEPCLMMARHYLQEGDAFAASIHLRYGMQDNAPGLIYEKYCRVSGELMLAIDALDHAEDNFGKIVMVNPFDADAMIHLARIWHRKGRAAAARRMVEQVRSLAPSDPAISMAENDFAEEEKQWEDNPQLIAVTPPDPEWLQYLLNQELTPGIMQKIIELSSKADENDAVIHMEAIIAFLESGHPQEAAAKAINVMRRLSGNAYACSISCRALAMAGKSDLAVKAGLQAIAIDINNKMAWESLAVAYALQDKPGEMAEKFLEALSRRPEIAFVFYYNLGLEKRRKNLDPEAVELFKKSLQAKPNQYDAQLALGEALFDLGQTDASIDAFRKAIALKPGMDAPHGKLGGALLSQDKISEAQAELRAAIQLEPNIALYHNNLGVCLAKQILEEEAMKEYRRAIELDPHLDKAHFNLANSLLRENRIDEAIAEFRKTLEAAPDHPYAHFNLGHILYRKGEIEDSIHELREQIQRHPQFAEAYSFLIAIYFNRREYGLAWDAAKQANNAGVPLDPKILDALKKVSPPEDRNADDFFR is encoded by the coding sequence ATGAAGGATTCTATTCTTCGTTCAGGACTAGCGGTTTTCGCGGCGGCGTTCGTCGTTCTCGCCGCCGTCTATTCGCCTCTTCTTCATTCCAACGTTGGTTTGGCGGACAGCATCCTTAGCGCTCCGCCGGTTTCTTATGCGGGAGATATCCCCCTGATTCTATCCCGCGATTTTACGGCGTATACGGACGGCCAATACCGGCCGTTGAGTTACATTTTATTAGCGGCGGCGCGCACTTTCATCTCAGCGGACAATATTCTTTTCTGGCGCCTATGGATGCTGGGATTCCACGCCCTAAACGCCGCGCTCGTCTTCTCCATCGTCCGCCTTTTTTCCGAATGCGCTCTCGTCTCCCTTTTCGCCGCCGCCGCATTCGCCCTTCATCCTCTTTGTACGGCAGTCGTCAATGATATCGATCAATTTCACATTTTGCTTGGATTGACATTTACATTGCTTTCGATGAATTCGTATTTCTCCTTTCATCGCCAGGGAAAACGATGGCAATACGCTTACTCCATTCTCTTTTTTCTATTGTCGCTATTCACGGCGCGGTTGAGCGGGGGGCTGGGACTTTTTCTCTTGCTTTACGAAATTCTCTACGAACGGACTTCGGCGAAGCGAGCTTTGGCGCGAGCATTCGTCTTTCTGCTCCTGCCATTTTTTTTTCTTCCCTTATGGAGCGCTTTTCGTCCCAATCCCAATTACTATCGATACGCTACGACGCTATCCCCGGATACTTTCCTCTACAGTTTCATCTCGGTGATGGGAGCGACGGGGGATTATCTCGGCGGATTATTGTTTTCCTGGGGCTATCCTTCCATCCTCTACGAAAAAGCGGCGCAGATTTTTTCTCCCGCCCACAGCCGTTTTCTATTCTGGGCGTTGTTCGATCTTGCTTTTTTATTATCGGTCTTCTTTGCCATAATCAAAAAGCATTGGGCAGCGATAGGCTTGCTGGCTTCATTCGCCGCCATGCTGCCTTACAGTTCCATCGCTCTCAATCCCGTCCTCGATTACGTGGCCTGGCCTTATCTCTATTTCCCCATGTTCGGCGCCGCTTTTTTTATGGGAGGAATGCTTGAATCTTGCCGCCGCATGACCAATCCCTATTATAAAATCGCCGGACAAATCTTCCTCGCCGCCATCCTGATCTTTTGGGGTGTGTTGGCGATGCGGATAAACTATCAAAGCCGTTCGCCGGTTTCTTATTGGTCTTGCGCCCTAAAACAAAATCCCGCCAGCCCCTCCGCCGCCTTGAAGTTGGGCGAGGCCTATCTCCGCGAAGGCGACGAATCCAACGCCTTGCGCGTATTCTTTTCTCCCGGAGTAAGAGAGATAAACGAACCCTGCCTGATGATGGCCCGCCATTATCTGCAAGAGGGCGACGCCTTCGCCGCCTCGATCCACTTGCGCTATGGAATGCAGGATAACGCGCCGGGGCTGATTTACGAAAAATACTGCCGCGTCAGCGGCGAACTCATGTTGGCGATCGACGCATTGGATCATGCGGAGGACAATTTCGGCAAAATCGTCATGGTCAATCCCTTCGACGCGGACGCCATGATCCATCTGGCCCGGATTTGGCATCGCAAGGGCCGCGCCGCCGCCGCTCGCCGCATGGTCGAACAAGTCCGCTCCCTTGCGCCCAGCGATCCCGCCATTTCTATGGCCGAAAACGATTTCGCCGAGGAAGAGAAACAGTGGGAGGACAATCCTCAACTAATCGCCGTAACGCCTCCCGATCCGGAATGGCTGCAATACCTTCTCAACCAGGAACTGACCCCGGGGATCATGCAAAAAATCATCGAATTGAGTTCGAAAGCGGACGAGAACGACGCCGTCATTCATATGGAAGCCATTATCGCCTTTTTGGAAAGCGGCCATCCCCAAGAAGCGGCCGCCAAAGCCATAAACGTTATGCGGCGTTTATCGGGCAACGCTTACGCCTGCTCCATCTCCTGCCGCGCTCTGGCGATGGCGGGGAAATCCGATCTGGCCGTCAAAGCGGGACTGCAAGCGATCGCGATCGATATCAATAACAAAATGGCGTGGGAAAGCCTGGCTGTAGCCTACGCCCTTCAGGATAAACCCGGCGAAATGGCGGAAAAATTTCTGGAAGCCCTCTCGCGCCGCCCGGAAATCGCATTCGTCTTCTATTACAATTTGGGATTGGAAAAAAGACGCAAGAACCTTGATCCGGAAGCCGTGGAATTATTCAAAAAATCCTTGCAGGCGAAGCCGAATCAATACGACGCCCAATTGGCGCTGGGCGAAGCGCTCTTCGATCTGGGACAAACGGACGCATCGATCGACGCCTTTCGCAAGGCTATAGCGCTAAAGCCCGGCATGGATGCGCCTCACGGAAAACTGGGCGGAGCGCTCTTAAGTCAGGACAAGATTTCCGAAGCGCAGGCGGAACTGCGCGCCGCCATCCAACTCGAACCGAACATCGCTCTCTATCACAACAACCTCGGCGTCTGTTTGGCCAAACAAATCCTCGAAGAGGAAGCGATGAAAGAATATCGCCGCGCCATCGAATTGGATCCCCATTTGGATAAAGCCCATTTCAACCTGGCCAATTCATTGCTCCGCGAAAATCGGATTGATGAAGCTATCGCCGAATTCCGCAAAACGCTTGAAGCCGCGCCGGATCATCCCTACGCCCATTTCAACTTGGGACATATTCTCTACCGCAAGGGAGAGATCGAGGATTCCATCCATGAATTGCGCGAACAGATTCAACGCCATCCCCAATTCGCAGAAGCCTACTCCTTCCTGATTGCGATTTATTTCAATCGGAGAGAGTATGGATTGGCTTGGGATGCAGCGAAACAGGCCAATAACGCCGGAGTTCCCCTCGATCCTAAGATATTGGACGCGCTAAAAAAAGTCTCGCCGCCGGAAGATAGAAATGCGGATGATTTTTTCCGCTAA
- a CDS encoding hydrolase: MNAASQPTECCPPFNPTLWDDKTFEWNNKKFVKDKVFTLFYIPINFGSVMKRLDEKVRKANAIIEDGLGLSDHTSKWNMDVYVAVDKEVPGLKNTTLSGKFLSKVYEGDFKETGNWCKDFEAFTKSKNLEVKKWYMWYTTCPKCAKKYGKNYVAIMGQVE; encoded by the coding sequence ATGAACGCCGCATCTCAACCAACAGAATGCTGCCCCCCATTCAATCCAACGCTTTGGGACGATAAAACCTTTGAATGGAACAATAAAAAATTCGTCAAGGATAAAGTGTTCACGCTTTTCTATATTCCGATCAATTTCGGTTCGGTCATGAAAAGACTTGACGAGAAAGTGAGAAAAGCCAACGCAATTATAGAGGACGGGCTTGGCCTTTCCGATCACACTTCAAAATGGAATATGGATGTTTATGTCGCCGTGGATAAAGAAGTTCCCGGCCTAAAAAATACAACGCTTTCGGGAAAGTTTTTGAGCAAAGTTTACGAGGGAGATTTCAAGGAAACCGGGAACTGGTGCAAGGATTTTGAAGCCTTCACAAAAAGTAAAAATCTTGAAGTCAAAAAGTGGTACATGTGGTATACGACTTGTCCGAAATGCGCCAAAAAATACGGCAAGAATTACGTCGCGATTATGGGTCAAGTTGAATAA
- the dgoD gene encoding galactonate dehydratase — MKKSTLSRRSAMKAAAGLGVLLDASRRAEAKDALKITKLETFLVHPRWLFLKIHTNAGITGLGEPITEGRAKTCATAIEEIAPYLVGQDPRRVVHHWQAIYRHAFYRGGPILTSALSGIDQALWDIKGKALGVPVYELLGGPTRERMKVYGRASTDIDIKKGIDKGFTSFKTGVFHDRPARIVETKGFIDRAAQRFAELREAAGQDIDIAIDFHGAISPQTAKLLIKALEPYQPMFIEEPVQCQNVDVMAEIARETHLPIATGERIFTKWGFREILEKGAASILQPDLCHAGGITEARLIAGMAEAYYAAIAPHNPLGPISLAAGLQLAASIPNFLCQEQASLGEGYIKQPFKIENGYVALPTGPGLGIELDEEALADKIGHNWENPETYDADDGSVVDW; from the coding sequence ATGAAAAAAAGTACATTATCCAGACGATCAGCGATGAAAGCGGCGGCGGGGTTGGGCGTTTTGCTGGACGCATCCCGCCGGGCGGAAGCGAAGGATGCGCTGAAAATCACCAAGTTGGAAACGTTTTTAGTACACCCGCGCTGGCTGTTTTTGAAAATTCACACCAACGCCGGGATTACCGGCTTAGGCGAGCCGATCACGGAAGGACGCGCCAAAACTTGCGCGACGGCGATCGAGGAGATTGCGCCTTATCTTGTCGGGCAGGATCCGCGCCGCGTAGTTCATCATTGGCAGGCGATCTACCGCCATGCGTTTTACCGAGGGGGGCCGATTTTAACCAGCGCCCTCAGCGGCATCGATCAGGCGTTATGGGATATCAAGGGCAAAGCGCTGGGCGTTCCCGTTTATGAACTCTTGGGCGGACCAACGCGGGAGCGTATGAAGGTCTATGGACGCGCCAGCACTGACATTGATATTAAGAAAGGAATCGACAAGGGATTCACCTCGTTCAAAACCGGTGTTTTTCATGACCGTCCAGCCCGTATCGTAGAGACGAAAGGCTTCATCGACCGGGCGGCGCAACGCTTCGCCGAATTGCGGGAAGCGGCGGGGCAGGACATTGACATCGCCATCGATTTTCACGGCGCCATCTCGCCGCAAACGGCCAAGCTGCTCATCAAAGCGCTGGAACCCTATCAGCCGATGTTCATTGAGGAACCTGTCCAATGCCAGAACGTGGACGTCATGGCGGAAATCGCTCGCGAGACGCATCTTCCCATCGCCACGGGAGAGCGGATCTTCACCAAATGGGGATTCCGCGAGATTTTGGAGAAGGGCGCGGCCAGCATTCTTCAACCCGATCTATGCCACGCGGGTGGAATAACCGAAGCGCGGTTGATTGCGGGCATGGCGGAAGCGTACTACGCCGCTATTGCGCCGCATAATCCACTTGGCCCTATCTCGCTGGCGGCGGGACTGCAACTCGCGGCGTCGATTCCCAATTTCCTCTGCCAGGAGCAAGCATCGCTGGGCGAGGGTTATATCAAGCAGCCGTTTAAAATCGAAAATGGATACGTCGCCTTACCTACCGGCCCTGGTTTGGGCATTGAGTTGGACGAAGAGGCATTGGCGGATAAAATCGGCCATAATTGGGAAAATCCAGAAACCTACGACGCCGATGACGGATCGGTTGTAGATTGGTAA
- the ruvC gene encoding crossover junction endodeoxyribonuclease RuvC, with product MAFPNLAALDLFNDFMTKQRIERILGIDPGLQAVGFGVIDAAGRQAKMVDYGAIKTNPRQSFPERLFTIFTGVEELIEKYKPDRMVFEKLIYCKNVSIALSMGQARGAVIVAGARHALPMSEYSPAEIKSAITGQGRASKEQVQKMMQILLSMSHIPEPDHAADALAAALTYVHSKDVLQLLQELRR from the coding sequence TTGGCGTTTCCGAATCTGGCGGCGCTGGATTTATTCAACGATTTCATGACGAAGCAGCGAATCGAACGCATCCTTGGCATCGATCCCGGCCTCCAGGCGGTAGGATTTGGCGTTATCGACGCCGCAGGCCGCCAAGCCAAAATGGTCGATTACGGCGCCATCAAAACCAATCCCCGCCAAAGTTTCCCCGAACGTTTATTTACTATTTTCACCGGCGTGGAAGAATTGATCGAAAAATATAAGCCGGATCGCATGGTTTTCGAAAAACTCATCTACTGCAAAAACGTTTCCATTGCTTTGAGCATGGGCCAGGCGCGGGGAGCGGTCATCGTCGCCGGCGCCCGCCACGCTTTGCCCATGTCGGAATATAGTCCTGCGGAAATCAAATCCGCCATTACCGGCCAAGGGCGAGCGAGCAAAGAACAGGTGCAAAAAATGATGCAGATTCTTCTCTCCATGTCCCATATTCCCGAACCGGATCACGCCGCCGACGCGCTAGCGGCCGCCTTAACCTATGTTCACTCCAAAGACGTTCTACAATTGCTGCAAGAATTGAGAAGATAA
- a CDS encoding FG-GAP-like repeat-containing protein: MALALFAAPPSLAQTSETPTAVAEIQVNAAIPDNDFTGISSVIRISGDADLESLEIAVRIDHPAVEDLMIALTNPAGEYVVLHNRIPSAQSLFSPVYETITPSAMPFAPLFNGSPKGDWTLQVMDLVPGNKGTFIAWGMRVSPASLLETPASMINPIEDDLFAEKSRFTVEAYISGMEVMDMDGDGLEDILLLSEEDNQIILRYSDGYAGFDRTLTYDCDRPQKARMADFNRDGRMDFIIASPYPPPFILTDITVFLANASGGFSQTLVASQIPASAATVALLDANGDQFIDIMAGGEPNLLTGNGDGSFSPPVKSISLGRNLLAAGDVNQDGYDDLLAYLSRGGTSPNSDPYILFGTGDASYPIRQKIALEGDWRQAFASFVQTPGLREFVVISDTGEVDPTYWFHTIYGTLTGDAIVSQIRLSADYLGSDIFPYDLNGDGIDELLYTRSDGVIAFQRTDDPTYGRINKVFTYSSPRLERPGFFFTDGGVGMAVVSATGTVAIARSILGPRPTPTSIATPTVTPTPFLFLPTPTPQATPTLPPPTPTAPGTPVLTPTPTTPPMTFNPDLNGDGVVDQRDLLIFIQYWKKKMP, encoded by the coding sequence ATGGCGTTGGCGCTATTCGCCGCGCCGCCGTCTTTGGCTCAAACCTCGGAAACGCCTACCGCCGTCGCCGAAATTCAAGTCAACGCGGCGATTCCCGACAATGATTTTACAGGGATATCCAGCGTCATCCGCATTTCCGGCGATGCCGATTTGGAGAGTTTGGAAATCGCCGTCCGCATCGATCACCCCGCCGTGGAAGATTTGATGATTGCATTAACCAATCCGGCGGGAGAATATGTAGTACTGCATAATCGCATTCCCTCCGCCCAATCTCTATTTTCGCCCGTTTACGAAACGATTACTCCCTCCGCTATGCCGTTCGCTCCGCTGTTTAACGGATCCCCCAAAGGCGATTGGACGCTGCAAGTCATGGATTTGGTTCCGGGAAATAAAGGAACTTTCATCGCATGGGGGATGCGCGTCAGCCCAGCCTCTCTGCTGGAGACTCCGGCTTCTATGATCAATCCCATCGAAGACGATCTTTTCGCCGAAAAATCCCGGTTTACGGTCGAAGCCTATATAAGCGGCATGGAAGTCATGGATATGGATGGAGACGGGTTGGAAGACATCCTGCTATTGTCAGAAGAGGACAATCAAATCATCCTTCGTTATTCCGACGGCTACGCCGGTTTCGACCGGACGCTTACTTACGATTGCGATCGTCCCCAGAAAGCGCGCATGGCGGATTTCAACCGGGATGGACGCATGGATTTCATCATCGCCTCCCCGTACCCCCCGCCATTTATCTTGACGGACATAACCGTATTTCTCGCGAATGCTTCCGGCGGATTTAGCCAAACTCTCGTTGCTTCCCAAATTCCCGCCAGCGCCGCAACGGTTGCGTTGCTAGACGCTAATGGAGATCAATTCATCGACATAATGGCGGGGGGCGAGCCTAATTTGTTGACTGGCAATGGGGACGGCTCTTTTTCTCCCCCCGTAAAATCGATTTCTCTAGGGCGGAATTTGCTGGCCGCCGGCGATGTCAACCAAGACGGATACGACGATTTATTAGCCTATTTATCGCGCGGAGGCACTTCGCCCAATTCCGATCCCTACATCCTCTTCGGCACGGGCGACGCTTCTTATCCCATCCGCCAGAAAATCGCTTTGGAGGGCGATTGGCGCCAAGCCTTTGCCTCTTTCGTCCAAACGCCAGGTTTGCGGGAGTTCGTCGTCATTTCCGATACGGGAGAAGTGGATCCGACGTATTGGTTTCATACGATCTACGGAACGCTGACGGGCGATGCTATTGTCTCTCAGATTCGTCTTTCCGCCGATTATCTGGGCAGCGATATTTTCCCCTACGACCTGAACGGCGATGGGATTGACGAACTGCTTTATACGCGAAGCGACGGCGTAATCGCGTTTCAACGAACGGACGATCCCACGTATGGGCGAATCAACAAAGTGTTTACTTATTCGTCGCCGCGCCTAGAGCGTCCGGGATTCTTTTTCACCGACGGCGGCGTCGGCATGGCGGTGGTTTCCGCCACGGGAACGGTGGCCATTGCCCGATCCATTCTGGGACCGAGGCCGACGCCGACTTCGATCGCGACGCCGACGGTTACGCCGACGCCGTTTCTTTTTCTGCCTACCCCCACGCCGCAAGCGACGCCCACGCTTCCGCCCCCCACGCCGACTGCGCCTGGAACGCCCGTTCTCACTCCAACTCCGACGACCCCTCCTATGACGTTCAATCCCGATTTAAACGGCGACGGCGTCGTCGATCAACGCGATTTGCTGATCTTCATTCAATATTGGAAGAAAAAGATGCCTTGA
- the ruvA gene encoding Holliday junction branch migration protein RuvA has protein sequence MIAYLSGILRAKRENSATIDIGGVGYHVLIPLSTYRELPSAGEPATLFTHLYFREDDIRLYGFASEEEREAFQILMGVSGVGAKVALDILSHLPISRLAEAVQKGEAALLCQVPGIGKKRADRLLFELKGISHPLFLVPAGTETRKIGPRNANIIEAEEALIALGCKPLEAQRAILAAVQRLGDQAQTPDLIKEGLRHRQGAA, from the coding sequence ATGATCGCCTATCTTTCCGGCATCTTAAGGGCTAAGCGGGAAAATTCCGCTACTATTGATATAGGCGGCGTGGGATATCACGTTTTAATCCCACTTTCCACGTACCGCGAACTCCCCTCCGCCGGCGAGCCGGCGACCTTGTTCACTCATCTCTATTTTCGCGAAGACGATATCCGGCTCTATGGCTTCGCTTCCGAAGAAGAACGGGAAGCGTTTCAAATCCTGATGGGCGTAAGCGGCGTCGGAGCGAAGGTCGCCTTGGATATTCTATCCCATCTGCCCATCTCTCGATTGGCGGAAGCGGTGCAAAAAGGGGAAGCGGCGCTGCTGTGCCAGGTTCCCGGAATAGGAAAGAAGAGAGCGGACCGGCTGCTTTTCGAACTTAAGGGAATATCCCATCCTCTTTTCCTGGTTCCGGCGGGAACGGAGACTCGCAAAATCGGACCTCGCAATGCAAACATTATAGAGGCGGAAGAAGCGCTGATCGCTTTAGGATGCAAGCCGCTTGAAGCCCAACGCGCCATCCTCGCCGCCGTACAACGTCTGGGAGATCAAGCGCAAACGCCTGATTTAATTAAAGAGGGATTAAGGCATCGGCAAGGAGCCGCCTGA
- a CDS encoding YebC/PmpR family DNA-binding transcriptional regulator, protein MSGHSKWSTIKHKKAKIDAQRGKIFTKLIKEITIAARLGGGDPGSNPRLRTALDAAKGANMPNANIDKAIKKGTGELPGVSYEEATYEGYGPGGVAVYINVLTDNKNRVTAEIRHMFGKYGGNLGESGSVAWMFKRKGQITLEGENLNEEEIMEAAIEAGADDVQFDDGVCIIFTAPEELQIVKEALESKGYTPTSATLTRVPENTVALEGKPAETMLKLMEAIEDNDDVQNVYANFDIPDEVFERM, encoded by the coding sequence ATGTCAGGTCACTCTAAATGGAGTACGATCAAACACAAAAAAGCGAAGATCGACGCCCAGCGGGGGAAAATTTTCACGAAACTCATCAAAGAAATCACCATCGCCGCCCGCTTGGGAGGCGGAGACCCCGGTTCCAATCCACGCCTGCGCACGGCGCTGGACGCCGCCAAGGGCGCCAATATGCCCAACGCTAATATCGACAAAGCGATTAAAAAAGGAACGGGCGAACTCCCCGGCGTCAGCTACGAAGAAGCGACCTATGAAGGGTATGGTCCCGGCGGCGTGGCGGTGTATATCAACGTATTGACGGATAACAAAAACCGCGTTACCGCCGAAATCCGGCACATGTTCGGAAAATACGGCGGAAACCTGGGCGAATCGGGCAGCGTCGCCTGGATGTTCAAGCGGAAAGGGCAGATTACGCTCGAAGGGGAGAATCTGAACGAAGAAGAAATCATGGAAGCCGCCATCGAAGCCGGCGCGGACGACGTTCAATTCGACGACGGCGTTTGCATCATATTCACCGCTCCCGAAGAGTTGCAAATCGTCAAGGAAGCCCTCGAAAGCAAAGGATATACTCCCACCAGCGCCACGCTCACCCGCGTCCCGGAAAACACGGTCGCTTTGGAGGGAAAACCGGCGGAAACCATGCTCAAACTGATGGAAGCCATCGAAGACAACGACGACGTTCAAAACGTTTACGCCAATTTCGACATCCCGGACGAAGTTTTCGAGAGAATGTAA